The following are from one region of the Halodesulfurarchaeum sp. HSR-GB genome:
- a CDS encoding cold-shock protein — protein sequence MANGTVDFFNDTGGYGFIETEDADEDVFFHMEDVGGPDLEEGQDVDFDIEQAPKGPRATNVVRN from the coding sequence ATGGCAAACGGCACGGTTGATTTCTTCAACGACACGGGCGGTTACGGATTCATCGAGACTGAGGACGCGGACGAAGACGTTTTCTTCCACATGGAGGACGTCGGTGGCCCGGACCTCGAGGAAGGACAGGACGTCGACTTCGACATCGAGCAGGCTCCCAAGGGCCCGCGCGCCACGAACGTCGTTCGGAACTAA
- a CDS encoding amphi-Trp domain-containing protein, translating into MPEEVLFESEQHQTREQIANALSAVAEKLRAGEPMTLRTGNDSYTADPPAQLTFEVKAEREGPVDGPGELSVEFELEWPEDGGDGAESGGELEIE; encoded by the coding sequence ATGCCCGAGGAAGTTCTCTTCGAATCCGAACAGCACCAGACCCGCGAACAGATCGCAAACGCCCTCTCGGCGGTCGCGGAGAAGTTGCGAGCCGGTGAACCGATGACCCTCCGGACGGGCAACGATTCGTACACTGCCGATCCGCCGGCCCAGCTCACCTTCGAAGTGAAAGCGGAGCGAGAAGGGCCGGTTGACGGCCCCGGCGAGCTTAGCGTGGAGTTCGAGCTGGAATGGCCCGAGGACGGCGGTGACGGGGCCGAATCGGGTGGCGAGCTCGAGATCGAATAA
- a CDS encoding TrkA family potassium uptake protein yields MTKTDHVLVAGGGRVGRRVAKRFADRGRPVTVIERDPDEAHETDRDFELVAGDATRPSVIESALRPETETIAALTDREDTNLAVCLVARQIDPDLRTVARIEDECGDEYADFVDQVYFPERASIRAAVNAISGSNVRTLEDVTGDLEILDIQVGYDAPIKGKRISEIEFPEGVQIISQTNGHVAAQPDEKIVAGRRYLVAADNPVVNDVLDLFQGAEE; encoded by the coding sequence ATGACGAAAACTGACCATGTGCTCGTCGCCGGTGGCGGTCGAGTCGGACGACGTGTCGCGAAACGATTCGCTGACCGGGGACGGCCTGTCACCGTTATCGAACGGGATCCGGACGAGGCTCACGAGACCGATCGCGATTTCGAACTCGTCGCGGGGGACGCGACCAGGCCCTCGGTTATCGAATCCGCGCTCCGACCCGAAACCGAAACGATTGCCGCGCTGACCGACCGGGAAGACACCAACCTCGCGGTCTGCCTGGTCGCCAGGCAGATCGATCCCGACCTCCGCACGGTGGCCCGGATCGAGGACGAGTGTGGCGACGAATACGCCGACTTCGTCGACCAGGTCTACTTCCCCGAACGTGCGAGCATCAGGGCGGCCGTCAACGCGATCAGTGGAAGCAACGTCCGCACGCTGGAGGACGTGACCGGCGACCTGGAGATCCTGGATATTCAGGTCGGATACGACGCCCCGATCAAGGGCAAGCGTATCTCCGAGATCGAGTTCCCCGAAGGCGTCCAGATCATCTCACAGACCAACGGCCACGTCGCCGCCCAGCCCGATGAGAAAATCGTCGCCGGTCGCCGATATCTGGTGGCTGCCGACAACCCGGTCGTAAACGACGTACTCGACCTGTTCCAGGGAGCCGAGGAGTAG
- a CDS encoding molybdopterin biosynthesis protein — translation MSERKQFRDLAEPAALHAAIDALGIEPGTESVPLIEADGRVAAERIDAGIDVPGFDRSTKDGYAVQAADTFDASEGDPFVADLLGVVEAGDKPETDVESGGVASVATGAPVPPGADAIVPVERTTRLESGAESRIEIRTAVAPGDNIMHSGDDVAAGDRAIGPGTVLTTRDVGLLAAIGVEEVPVVERPTVGIVSTGNELVRPGDPLDDERGQIYDLNTYALAAAVRAAGGEPEVVPHIADDYDRMHETLESVGERCDLVLSSGSTSASDADVLYRVVEDHGSLDLHGVAVKPGRPTIVGEIADTAYIGLPGNPVSALSIFRTFVAPAIREAAGRPPESAPTLDGEMIAPKRYTEGRTYLLPVAVIEDESGSVLVYPVDKGSGAITSLTEADGVVEMRPETELLERGQSVTVDLFSGDTRPPSVLGIGESDPLLSRLLDRIDGPRYLPHGSREGRRRFRDGIPDFALLAPADAEAVDGEVLGTFDREWGLVVPSGNPANVSELADLLAADSFYNLPTVSGLRSALDEALADLAAERDVSEAELADRIPGYDRTVNGIRSPARRVAQGTATVGLGLRFAASELDVDFVPLGTQTLTIVAAPDRVEKPGVRELQSVLETDLPGIIDGTPGYSA, via the coding sequence ATGAGCGAGCGCAAACAGTTCCGCGACCTGGCCGAGCCGGCTGCACTGCACGCGGCGATCGACGCCCTCGGTATCGAACCGGGCACGGAATCAGTACCGTTGATCGAGGCCGACGGTCGGGTCGCTGCGGAGCGCATCGACGCCGGGATCGACGTCCCGGGATTCGACCGTTCGACGAAGGACGGCTATGCGGTCCAGGCCGCGGACACCTTCGACGCCTCGGAGGGGGATCCGTTCGTGGCCGACCTTCTGGGAGTGGTCGAAGCCGGGGACAAACCGGAGACGGACGTCGAGTCTGGCGGCGTCGCGAGCGTTGCGACCGGGGCACCGGTCCCACCCGGGGCTGATGCGATTGTTCCGGTCGAACGAACGACGCGGCTGGAGTCAGGGGCCGAGTCCCGAATCGAGATCCGGACTGCCGTGGCCCCAGGTGATAACATTATGCACAGCGGCGACGACGTGGCCGCAGGCGATCGAGCGATCGGCCCGGGAACGGTACTCACGACCCGGGACGTTGGCCTGCTGGCGGCGATCGGCGTCGAGGAAGTGCCGGTCGTGGAACGGCCGACAGTGGGAATCGTCTCGACCGGGAACGAACTCGTTCGCCCCGGCGATCCCCTGGACGACGAGCGTGGCCAGATCTATGACCTCAACACCTACGCGCTGGCCGCGGCGGTCCGTGCGGCTGGTGGCGAACCGGAGGTCGTCCCCCACATCGCTGACGACTACGATCGAATGCACGAAACGCTCGAATCCGTTGGCGAGCGGTGTGATCTGGTCCTCTCCTCCGGGTCGACCAGTGCGAGCGACGCCGACGTGCTCTATCGGGTGGTCGAAGACCACGGAAGTCTCGATCTCCATGGCGTCGCGGTCAAGCCAGGTCGCCCGACGATCGTCGGCGAGATCGCCGACACGGCTTACATCGGCCTGCCCGGCAACCCGGTCTCGGCCCTGAGCATCTTCCGGACGTTCGTCGCGCCGGCGATCCGCGAGGCGGCGGGCCGGCCACCCGAATCGGCCCCGACACTGGACGGGGAGATGATCGCACCCAAGCGCTACACCGAGGGCCGGACCTACCTGCTTCCGGTGGCGGTCATCGAAGACGAGTCCGGATCCGTGCTGGTCTACCCGGTCGACAAGGGCAGTGGCGCGATCACCAGTCTCACCGAGGCCGACGGAGTCGTCGAAATGCGCCCGGAGACCGAACTCCTCGAACGCGGCCAGTCGGTCACCGTGGATCTGTTTTCCGGAGATACTCGGCCCCCTTCGGTGCTTGGAATCGGGGAGTCCGACCCGCTCCTCTCCCGGTTGCTCGACCGAATCGATGGCCCACGCTATCTTCCGCATGGCAGCCGGGAGGGACGGCGACGGTTCCGGGACGGAATTCCGGATTTCGCCCTCCTGGCCCCTGCCGACGCCGAAGCGGTCGACGGTGAGGTGCTTGGAACGTTCGATCGTGAGTGGGGACTGGTCGTGCCGTCGGGCAATCCGGCGAACGTTTCTGAACTCGCTGACCTGCTAGCGGCCGACTCTTTCTACAACCTTCCGACAGTCTCTGGCCTGCGTTCGGCACTCGATGAGGCACTGGCCGATCTGGCCGCAGAACGGGACGTCTCGGAAGCCGAACTCGCCGACCGGATTCCCGGCTACGACCGCACCGTGAACGGGATCCGGAGTCCCGCCAGACGGGTCGCCCAGGGAACGGCGACGGTCGGCCTGGGGCTCCGGTTCGCGGCGAGTGAACTCGACGTGGACTTCGTTCCGCTCGGCACCCAAACACTCACGATCGTCGCCGCACCGGACCGCGTCGAGAAACCCGGCGTCAGGGAGCTCCAGTCGGTTTTGGAGACTGACCTGCCGGGAATTATCGACGGGACACCGGGCTATTCTGCCTAA
- the glp gene encoding gephyrin-like molybdotransferase Glp: protein MGDAESVRGSGFVERTRVREALSTLREATTVSTGTETVPLEAADGRVLAETVESPRNVPDFPRAAMDGYAVRAEDTFGAADRSPATLQVDEDTAGPERATWVHTGSPVAEPADAVVKTEYAREVGAEVEISRAAAVGQNVSDVGEDLEAGQHLFDPGHRLRPSDLALLRSVEVETVTVRERPDVAVIPTGEELVESDPDPGEAIETNGIMVSSLVERWGGDATHREVVTDDREALAQAIEADLDADLIVTTGGSSIGKRDLLPAVVEELGELLVHGVALKPGHPVALGQVEGTPVLMLPGYPVACIVNAWQFVRPILNWTADTEPDEPARVDATLNRKIRSEPGIRSCVRVTVEYDEEGPVAEPVHESGASILSSVSLADGWVQVPESIEGYDAGDTVTVEFWEALP from the coding sequence ATGGGAGACGCCGAGTCTGTACGAGGGTCGGGCTTTGTCGAGCGAACGCGGGTCCGCGAGGCGCTTTCGACGCTCCGTGAGGCGACGACAGTCTCGACTGGCACCGAGACGGTACCGCTCGAGGCGGCGGACGGACGCGTCCTCGCCGAAACCGTCGAGTCACCACGAAACGTCCCGGACTTTCCGCGCGCGGCCATGGACGGCTACGCGGTCCGGGCCGAGGACACGTTCGGTGCAGCCGACCGCTCACCCGCGACGCTGCAAGTTGATGAGGACACAGCCGGGCCCGAGCGGGCCACCTGGGTCCACACTGGAAGCCCAGTTGCCGAGCCGGCCGACGCCGTCGTCAAGACCGAGTACGCGCGCGAGGTCGGCGCGGAGGTCGAGATCAGCAGGGCCGCGGCGGTCGGCCAGAACGTAAGCGACGTGGGCGAGGACCTGGAGGCCGGCCAGCACCTCTTCGATCCCGGGCACCGCCTTCGACCCTCCGATTTGGCGCTGCTTCGCTCGGTCGAGGTCGAGACTGTCACCGTCAGGGAGCGACCCGACGTGGCCGTCATTCCGACCGGGGAGGAACTCGTCGAGAGTGACCCGGATCCGGGCGAGGCAATCGAAACCAACGGGATCATGGTCTCCTCGCTGGTCGAGCGCTGGGGCGGCGATGCCACCCATCGCGAGGTCGTAACCGACGACCGTGAGGCGCTCGCCCAGGCTATCGAGGCCGACCTGGACGCGGATCTGATCGTGACGACTGGGGGCTCTTCGATCGGGAAACGGGACCTGCTTCCGGCGGTCGTCGAAGAGCTGGGCGAGTTGCTCGTCCACGGTGTCGCTCTCAAGCCCGGCCATCCCGTTGCACTGGGTCAGGTCGAGGGGACGCCGGTGTTGATGTTACCGGGGTATCCCGTCGCCTGCATCGTCAACGCCTGGCAGTTCGTCCGGCCGATTCTCAACTGGACTGCTGACACGGAACCGGACGAACCGGCCCGGGTCGATGCAACGCTGAATCGGAAGATTCGCAGCGAACCTGGAATCCGGAGCTGTGTCCGGGTCACCGTCGAATACGACGAGGAGGGGCCGGTCGCCGAACCGGTCCACGAGAGTGGCGCGAGCATTCTGTCGAGTGTCTCGCTGGCGGACGGCTGGGTCCAGGTTCCCGAGTCGATCGAGGGATACGACGCGGGTGACACCGTGACGGTGGAGTTCTGGGAGGCCCTGCCATGA
- the tsaA gene encoding tRNA (N6-threonylcarbamoyladenosine(37)-N6)-methyltransferase TrmO — protein sequence MTLQVLALAADRFGDRSLSYPYYRLQEAGHSVDIASPDGGPVTGLHGVDFEADSPISAVEGADYDLLVLPGGYSSEAIRMQAPEAIDIVRAFDERGKPIASVCHGAQLLVSAGVVDGRRLACHPSIKDDIEAAGGTFVNDAGVVDGNLITARDYSDVAEWLAAVLDVVETATDGGAVASSPEPTRSTGSTFQPIGTIHSPYSEESGMPIQGAFSDAMGVVDLDEAYVDGLLDIEGFSHLVLLYQFHAAESYDLQPQPFMEDTTHGVFATRAPRRPNPIGMSVVELENVSDGTLFVSGIDVLDGTPLLDIKPYVPDFNGVESARIGWLEDSIENERRRTADDRFLD from the coding sequence ATGACCCTTCAGGTACTCGCACTCGCGGCAGACCGATTCGGCGATCGCTCGCTCAGCTACCCCTACTACCGGCTCCAGGAGGCGGGGCATTCCGTCGACATCGCCAGCCCCGACGGTGGGCCGGTGACGGGCCTCCACGGCGTCGATTTCGAGGCCGACTCCCCGATTTCGGCGGTTGAGGGGGCGGATTACGACCTGCTCGTCCTCCCTGGCGGGTACTCCTCGGAGGCGATCAGGATGCAGGCCCCCGAGGCCATCGACATCGTCCGGGCGTTCGACGAGCGTGGCAAACCCATCGCGTCGGTCTGTCACGGCGCGCAACTGCTCGTCAGCGCCGGCGTCGTCGATGGTCGGCGACTGGCCTGTCACCCGTCGATCAAGGACGACATCGAGGCCGCCGGTGGCACCTTCGTGAACGACGCGGGTGTGGTCGACGGCAACCTGATTACGGCCCGGGATTACTCCGACGTGGCCGAGTGGCTCGCAGCCGTCCTCGACGTGGTCGAAACTGCGACCGATGGTGGGGCCGTCGCTTCGTCACCGGAGCCCACCCGGTCCACCGGCTCGACGTTCCAGCCAATCGGGACCATTCACTCCCCGTATTCCGAGGAGTCGGGCATGCCGATCCAGGGGGCCTTCTCCGACGCCATGGGCGTCGTCGACCTCGACGAGGCGTACGTCGACGGCCTGCTCGACATCGAGGGGTTCTCCCATCTCGTCCTGCTCTATCAGTTCCACGCGGCCGAGTCCTATGACCTCCAGCCCCAGCCGTTCATGGAGGACACCACTCACGGCGTCTTTGCGACACGGGCCCCGCGCCGCCCGAATCCGATCGGCATGAGCGTCGTCGAACTGGAGAACGTCTCGGATGGAACCCTCTTCGTCTCCGGCATCGACGTGCTCGACGGCACGCCGCTGCTCGACATCAAGCCCTACGTGCCGGATTTCAACGGGGTCGAGTCGGCCCGGATCGGCTGGCTGGAGGACTCGATCGAGAACGAACGCCGCCGGACCGCCGACGATCGGTTCCTCGACTGA
- a CDS encoding ABC transporter ATP-binding protein, giving the protein MSRPSITVENVSKRYETDSGVQHALSGVDLSVEDGEFVSIVGPSGCGKTTLLRLIAGLESPTTGRILVNGEPVTGPGPDRGLVFQAATLYPWRTVAENVRFALEVDDTSSAAADRRVETLLQMVGLTDRAEAYPDELSGGMAKRVGIARALAPDPEILLLDEPFSDLDVATRESLQADLLSLWRDLGKTVVLVTHTVGEAVRLSDRVLVIQGQPGQVGTDLDVDIDRPRDPQTDSFKPYVNAIRRSIRADARTAQPTTQPVQTDHP; this is encoded by the coding sequence GTGAGCCGCCCATCGATTACCGTCGAGAACGTCTCGAAACGCTACGAGACCGATTCCGGCGTCCAGCACGCCCTCTCGGGGGTCGATCTCTCTGTCGAGGACGGCGAGTTCGTGAGCATCGTGGGCCCCTCTGGCTGTGGGAAGACCACCCTGCTCAGGCTAATCGCCGGCCTCGAATCGCCCACGACGGGCCGAATTCTCGTGAATGGCGAGCCGGTCACTGGCCCGGGTCCGGATCGAGGGCTCGTCTTCCAGGCGGCGACGCTCTATCCCTGGCGGACCGTCGCGGAGAACGTCCGCTTTGCGCTGGAAGTCGATGACACGAGTTCGGCGGCGGCCGACCGGCGGGTCGAAACCCTGCTCCAGATGGTCGGGTTGACGGACCGGGCGGAGGCCTATCCGGACGAACTCAGTGGCGGGATGGCAAAGCGAGTGGGAATCGCCCGGGCACTGGCCCCCGATCCCGAGATCCTCCTGCTCGACGAGCCGTTCTCGGACCTCGACGTGGCGACCCGTGAGTCCCTGCAGGCGGACCTGCTCTCGCTCTGGCGTGATCTCGGGAAGACAGTCGTCCTGGTGACTCACACCGTCGGCGAAGCGGTTCGTCTCTCGGATCGGGTCCTCGTGATCCAGGGCCAACCGGGGCAGGTCGGCACGGACCTCGATGTCGACATCGACCGGCCGAGAGACCCCCAGACGGACAGTTTCAAACCCTACGTCAACGCCATTCGACGCAGTATTCGTGCGGACGCTCGAACCGCTCAGCCAACCACCCAACCGGTTCAGACAGATCACCCATGA
- a CDS encoding ABC transporter permease subunit, which yields MASRDLQSVPTVAFDVDLGSLSVPRRVRRGLLGAAVFFLGWWLLAGTMPSYLLPTPVAVVQAFFTELTTPATLTALGVEVPVTELFLVLIQSLMHYVPGLLMGVGLGAPLGLLLGYSTRLDEYVTPVVSLLRPIPPLAWMGFVIVWIGIGHAGAAFIVAIGSFWITLLSTYDGVAELPTEWVEVGESLGVERDLTMLRKVVVPGIAPSIFTGIRTSIGRSWMIVVAAELFGAPGIGYRIIHTAQSLSMDVSMAYMLALGLVYLASDFGFRHLRGVIEP from the coding sequence ATGGCTAGTCGGGACCTGCAAAGTGTTCCGACGGTCGCCTTCGATGTGGATCTGGGCTCACTTTCGGTTCCCCGGCGGGTACGACGTGGCCTCCTCGGCGCAGCCGTGTTTTTCCTCGGCTGGTGGCTGCTCGCGGGGACGATGCCGAGCTATCTGCTTCCGACCCCCGTTGCCGTCGTGCAAGCCTTCTTCACCGAGTTGACCACGCCCGCGACGCTCACGGCACTGGGTGTCGAGGTGCCGGTGACGGAACTGTTCCTGGTCCTCATCCAGAGCCTGATGCACTACGTCCCTGGCCTGCTCATGGGCGTTGGACTGGGGGCCCCGCTGGGGCTTCTGCTGGGATATTCCACTCGACTCGACGAGTATGTCACACCCGTCGTGAGTCTCCTCCGACCGATCCCGCCGCTCGCGTGGATGGGCTTCGTGATTGTCTGGATCGGCATCGGTCACGCGGGGGCGGCGTTCATCGTCGCCATCGGCTCGTTCTGGATCACACTTTTGAGCACCTACGACGGCGTCGCCGAGTTGCCCACGGAGTGGGTCGAAGTCGGCGAGAGTCTGGGCGTGGAACGTGACTTGACGATGCTCCGGAAGGTCGTCGTGCCGGGGATCGCCCCGTCGATTTTCACGGGCATCCGCACGAGCATCGGGCGGAGTTGGATGATCGTCGTCGCGGCGGAACTCTTCGGCGCGCCCGGAATCGGCTACCGGATCATCCACACGGCCCAGAGTCTCTCGATGGACGTGAGCATGGCCTACATGCTGGCGCTGGGGCTCGTGTACCTGGCCTCGGATTTTGGCTTTCGGCACCTCAGAGGGGTGATCGAACCGTGA
- a CDS encoding DUF2061 domain-containing protein has product MGEGSWLPDVEYNGPQHRWWESLAKALVYRFFMIVLTILVAYAVTTDTTASLQIGVVTNVIKTGTYYAYERLWDRFRFGGLIDG; this is encoded by the coding sequence ATGGGCGAGGGATCGTGGCTTCCGGACGTCGAATACAACGGGCCGCAGCACCGCTGGTGGGAGTCCCTCGCAAAGGCACTGGTCTATCGGTTTTTCATGATCGTGCTCACGATCCTGGTCGCGTATGCCGTTACGACTGACACAACCGCGTCCCTGCAGATCGGTGTCGTCACGAACGTCATCAAGACCGGTACGTACTACGCCTACGAACGGCTCTGGGACCGCTTCCGCTTCGGGGGGCTGATCGATGGCTAG
- a CDS encoding ABC transporter substrate-binding protein: MMKRRGFLAGLGAVGSAAVAGCTTSGGTTGADTTLELAYDAAPPHFQAVVMDQEGWFDAMTADVDAETAGCKSIVQLLVSGKADVGMIGIVPALVAADSETPISIVSASSKNAFVVLIEEDVADLFETDSGGFAEFAQETGRKFKLGTYAKGSVSDITARYWISEVRGASLEDVELVHLDGPGANRQALLAGEVDGSVIPEPTPTLIEERTDAPYRRVTQVGSFIPGEPAGVTVVRDEYAANHPEAVEEFVGRHAEATAFIRDEREQAASYMSSVYGGDSALDTSTARKALDSPATQYLTDPREIMDGTEVLAEYASRLGKTDSTLEVPELFDTSYYEQAVE; encoded by the coding sequence ATGATGAAACGGCGTGGATTTCTCGCTGGCCTCGGCGCGGTGGGAAGTGCGGCCGTCGCTGGCTGCACGACATCGGGCGGGACCACCGGAGCGGACACCACCCTGGAACTGGCCTACGATGCGGCCCCACCACACTTCCAGGCCGTGGTGATGGATCAGGAGGGCTGGTTCGACGCGATGACTGCCGACGTGGACGCCGAGACGGCTGGCTGTAAGAGCATTGTTCAGTTACTCGTTTCCGGGAAGGCCGACGTGGGAATGATCGGGATCGTCCCGGCCCTGGTCGCTGCGGACTCGGAGACTCCGATCTCGATCGTCTCCGCGAGTTCCAAAAACGCCTTTGTGGTATTGATCGAGGAGGACGTGGCCGATCTGTTCGAGACCGATTCGGGTGGATTCGCCGAGTTCGCCCAGGAGACGGGCCGAAAATTCAAACTCGGCACGTACGCCAAAGGCAGCGTCTCGGACATCACGGCCCGGTACTGGATCAGCGAGGTGAGAGGGGCGTCTCTCGAGGACGTCGAACTGGTCCACCTGGATGGCCCCGGCGCGAACCGCCAGGCACTCCTCGCGGGCGAGGTCGATGGCTCGGTGATCCCTGAACCGACCCCGACGTTGATCGAGGAGCGGACCGACGCCCCCTATCGTCGTGTCACCCAGGTCGGCTCGTTCATCCCTGGTGAACCCGCCGGCGTGACCGTCGTGCGCGACGAGTACGCTGCAAACCACCCCGAGGCCGTCGAGGAGTTCGTCGGCAGACACGCCGAAGCGACGGCGTTCATCCGGGACGAGCGGGAGCAGGCCGCGTCGTACATGAGTTCGGTGTACGGCGGCGACAGTGCCCTGGATACTTCGACGGCTCGGAAAGCTCTCGATTCACCGGCCACACAGTACCTCACCGACCCCCGGGAGATCATGGATGGGACCGAAGTCCTGGCCGAGTACGCATCGCGTCTCGGCAAGACCGACTCGACGCTCGAAGTGCCGGAGCTCTTCGATACGTCCTACTACGAACAGGCGGTGGAGTGA
- a CDS encoding GTP cyclohydrolase IIa: MTNTQVTLIQIDNYGPWTVTPAPRRETDLQTLQSRLFADLSQQIGAHGGYAFFTRFDNIIAVTNGMDVPDHARIQESIGNRYPVTISMGIGLGETPAEALVEATTRLQEQGSAQDQDRREVLLGSTLNPTERTDEDIQIAHFDVIDATGKYTDQLDAFSTFIHIEQGYATLMRHLHDEYGGLAFFVGGDNVIAVCPELETAAYEAIIEHVESTANVTLQVGVGAGSTAHDAGMAAKHGLEVCREQGTRVEGTLAD, translated from the coding sequence GTGACGAACACGCAGGTCACCCTGATTCAGATCGACAATTACGGCCCGTGGACAGTCACCCCTGCACCCCGGCGGGAGACCGACCTCCAGACCCTTCAGTCACGGCTGTTCGCCGACCTCTCCCAGCAGATCGGGGCCCACGGCGGGTACGCCTTTTTCACCCGATTTGACAACATCATCGCGGTGACCAACGGGATGGACGTCCCGGATCACGCACGCATCCAGGAGTCGATCGGCAATCGCTATCCGGTCACGATCAGTATGGGGATCGGACTGGGCGAAACGCCGGCCGAAGCGCTCGTCGAGGCGACCACTCGCCTTCAGGAGCAGGGAAGCGCCCAGGATCAGGACCGGCGTGAAGTCCTGCTGGGAAGCACCCTCAATCCGACCGAGCGTACCGACGAGGACATACAGATCGCGCATTTCGACGTGATCGACGCGACGGGCAAGTACACCGACCAGCTCGATGCCTTCTCGACGTTCATTCATATCGAGCAGGGCTATGCCACCCTCATGCGCCATCTCCACGACGAGTACGGCGGCCTGGCCTTCTTCGTCGGCGGCGACAACGTCATCGCGGTCTGTCCGGAACTCGAAACCGCGGCGTACGAGGCCATCATCGAACACGTCGAATCGACGGCCAACGTGACACTCCAGGTCGGGGTCGGCGCCGGATCGACCGCCCACGACGCCGGCATGGCGGCAAAACACGGCCTCGAAGTCTGTCGCGAACAGGGAACCCGCGTCGAGGGCACACTGGCCGATTGA
- the dinB gene encoding DNA polymerase IV yields MPAGRLPGTEHEERSIILHVDMDAFYAACERLQNPELEGKPVVVGMGYEPGETIGAVATASYEAREHGIESAQPISKALDFLPRAAMNPDTEPVGYYRPVDLEFYEDVSTDVKAILHDLADAVREVSIDEAYLDVTDRTAWEVAEGFGRHVKQRIAREVGVPASVGVAPNMSAAKIASDHDKPDGLTVVPPAELREFLDPLPIEDLHGVGPKSASTFHEMGIDTIGDLAAADLETITDQFGERGRELHLRARGIDEREVEARGRPKSLSRESSFSQPTADIERARTRIDELAGAVATRATEKGALYRTIGIKVIEPPYELHTRERSLSGPVDEPPLVSETAQALFDEFEGNTVRKLGVRVSNLSFADNDQADLESWTDRTDHESGDSSTEIRGQARIESFDRSEPTG; encoded by the coding sequence ATGCCAGCGGGGCGGCTTCCAGGAACCGAACACGAGGAGCGATCCATTATCCTCCACGTTGATATGGACGCCTTCTACGCCGCCTGCGAGCGACTGCAGAATCCCGAACTGGAAGGCAAGCCCGTCGTGGTCGGGATGGGTTACGAGCCGGGAGAGACGATTGGCGCCGTTGCAACCGCGAGTTACGAGGCCCGTGAGCACGGCATCGAGAGCGCCCAGCCGATCTCGAAAGCGCTTGACTTCCTCCCCCGAGCCGCCATGAACCCCGACACGGAGCCGGTCGGATACTACCGCCCGGTCGATCTAGAGTTCTACGAAGACGTCTCAACGGACGTGAAGGCGATCCTCCACGATCTGGCCGACGCCGTTCGGGAGGTCAGCATCGACGAGGCCTATCTGGACGTGACCGATCGAACCGCCTGGGAGGTCGCCGAGGGATTCGGTCGCCACGTCAAACAGCGGATCGCCCGGGAAGTCGGCGTGCCCGCGAGCGTGGGCGTCGCCCCGAATATGAGCGCCGCCAAGATCGCCTCCGATCACGACAAGCCGGACGGGCTCACCGTGGTTCCGCCAGCGGAGTTGCGTGAATTCCTCGATCCGCTCCCGATCGAGGATCTCCACGGTGTGGGGCCGAAGAGTGCCAGCACGTTTCACGAAATGGGGATCGACACCATCGGCGATCTGGCCGCGGCGGATCTGGAGACGATCACCGATCAGTTCGGCGAACGGGGGCGCGAACTTCACCTCCGGGCCCGGGGAATCGACGAACGGGAGGTCGAGGCTCGTGGCCGGCCAAAGAGCCTCTCCCGGGAGTCCTCGTTCAGCCAGCCAACGGCGGACATCGAGCGGGCACGAACGCGTATCGACGAACTCGCCGGGGCGGTCGCCACCCGTGCCACCGAAAAAGGCGCGCTTTACCGCACGATCGGGATCAAAGTCATCGAGCCGCCCTACGAGTTGCACACCCGGGAGCGCTCGCTCAGTGGCCCAGTCGACGAACCCCCACTGGTCTCGGAGACCGCCCAGGCGCTGTTCGACGAGTTCGAGGGAAATACCGTCCGCAAACTCGGCGTTCGCGTGTCGAATTTGAGCTTCGCGGACAACGACCAGGCCGACCTGGAATCGTGGACGGATCGGACGGACCACGAGTCGGGGGATTCCTCGACCGAAATCCGCGGGCAGGCACGGATCGAATCCTTCGATCGATCTGAGCCTACTGGATGA